The Apodemus sylvaticus chromosome 4, mApoSyl1.1, whole genome shotgun sequence nucleotide sequence gcacgcctgtaatcccagcacttgggaggcagaggcaggcggatttctgagttcgaggccagcctggtctacagagtgagttccaggacagccagggctatacagagaaaccctgtctcgaaaaaaagcagaaaagaaaagaaaattctcactACACCTACTAGCTCTTACAGGGTCTCTGAGAGGTTGGGTATCTCTTGAGGAGCCGCCCATCTGGGAAAGGTCACTCTGCCTCCACCCTGATCTCCCTGTCTCATCTAGTCTGTTGGGCTGACGTACCGGCCTGGACACATGGTCATAAGGACAGAAGCAGTCTGGAGAGTTCTGGAGTGCTGGGGATGGGCGAGTGTGTGGGAGCAGACTGCCTTTAGGGAGGGAGGCCGAGGGGCAGGGAGCCGAGTTTCCATCAGGAGCAGGCTTGGGAGGTAAAGGGACCCCAGAAGAGTCCTAGCCTAGCACAAGACTCAAAGCAGGACCGTCGATGACGTTTAGAGAGAAGCCGCCTGTATGCTTAGCTTCCTCCCTGTCTCCTGGGACCCATGTGCTCTGCCCCTCAGGCGACCCAGTGGAATCCCAGAGAAAGACCTGTGCAGCGTCATGGCACCCTACTTCCTGAAGCAACAGGAGACCCTGTGCCGTCAAGTGCAGAAACAGGAAGCCAAGAACCGGGAGTTGGCGGCCACTGTCCTGGCCGGGCGCAGGCAGGTGGAGGAGCTGCAGCAGCAGGTTCGGGCCCGCCAGCAAACGTGGCAGGCGAGTGTTTGCTCAGTGGGTTTCTCTTGTCTCGGCCTCCCTGGGTTGGTGGCTTCCTCTCTCCCAGCCTATGGGATCCCACTGGGGGTGGGCTGTGCCCACAGCAGCGGTCACGCAGCACCTTTGCGGGGACCTGTGAGGTTGGCTCCTCAGTGCCTGTGCTGAAGTCCCGTCAGGGCACATGTTCCCGTCAGCTGTGGGTGTGGGCAGAACGGACAAGAGCCTGGACCTCTGTCCACGTGGAGCCCACCCTCCGTGCGGGTGCAGCCTGCTGCGTGCGGGCACTGCCAGAGTCTGTAAACAGCGTGCATCCCTAGCCCtcgcacggtggctcacaacggTCCCAACTCCGGTTCCAAGGGATCGGTCATCTTCGGTGGCCTCTGGCACGTGGAGCCAGGTGGCAGCAAGCACGTGTCCCTTGGGGTAAAGCCGACTTCTGAAGCTGGTCTCAAGGGACTTTTAAGGCAGTGGAGCTGATGGTGCAGGTGGCGGGTTGACTGGGGTGGTGAGGGGACTTCCTAGTGGCTCCAGATGCAGTTCCAAGGGTCTCAGAAGGGCCTGAGTGACAGGGTTACTACCAGGTCCTAGAGGTTCCTGGGCTGGAGCGGGGCTTGGCACACCACACGGGGTGTGCTTGTCTGGCCCCACACGGCTGTCCTCTTCCTTGGTTCCAGGCTCTacacagagagcagaaggagctgcTGTCGGTGCTGAGTGCGCCGGAGTGAGCGGCCACTGGGCCCCGGAGCCCAGCCCTGTGGAGTGTGGGGAGCCAGTTCCACACTGGAGGTATGGCGGCCTCCTCCCCCGCTTAGGTTCTGGTGGGGTCACACCACACTACCTGCAGATTCCTGCCGCCATCTTCTGCCTGCAAGACTGGGGCTCCCACCCTAGCGTCAGACACTGGGCTTGGTCTTCTGGAGTTGCAGCTCTGCCCCGTGCCCTCCTGATCCCTCCGTGGATGGGATCTGGGTAGTGTCTCAGTGTTCACTGACTGCCGCCGTGCTGACCAGCTCTCGGCCCCTGCCATGCTCTCCCTACTGATTGCTGCCTTGCTGGCTAGCCCAGGGGCCCTGCCATGTCCTGCCCGCATCCGTAAATAAACTTCCTCCACACTGTAATCTGTGAGGTGCTTCCTTGCCAGGCGTCTGGGGTCAAGACCACTTCTGGGCATCTGAACTCTGTCTGAGGGCTCTGGAAGCCTGCAGCCCAAAGTGGCTTGTTCTGATGTCACCCCGCGCCAGGACCCAGGGCTCCCCGAGGTCAGGGTGAGCTGTCACCAGAGCGAGCGCTGCCCTGTGCTGCTCTCTTGGGCACAGAAAGCATGAGGCCTGCAGGGTAGATGAGCTCGAGGACTAACCTAGTCTCTCCcaccccattctctccccctccccccaccagtgGGGGCCCAGTCCTTCCTAGGGTGGGACAGACACTCCCCTCTCCTGCCTGAAGCCTTACCTTAACCAGGGGCCGCTCCGTTAGCTCTGTCTGCGAGACCCTAAGGACAGAAAAAACACCACAGTGGTCTGTCCCCTGCCAGTCTCCGCACACAGCCTGGGCCGTCTTCCCGCTGCTCTTGGAAAGCTCCAGGGTTCATCCTCTGGgtgctctgcctcctgcctgcttgGCCAGTGTCATTTGAATTCAGGTTGGTGGGTGTGTTACCAAAGACAGGTCGGGGTCGGCTGGGAAAACAAGGGTATAATCAAATTCTGATCGCCTTGGcacaaggaaattcaaaaaccaaatgtccttccccccccccccccccagacagggtttctctgtgtagccctggctgtcctgaactcagtagaccaggctggcctcaaaaaccgcctgcctctgcctcccaagtgctgggattacaggcgtgcgccaccacgcccggcatccaaatgtcctttttttccttctgcatTACCACCCCGATATGAGTGGCAGGACTTGGGGAGTCAGATATAAATTCTCTCCTATCCAATGGAAAACATCCCAAAATATCCTTATTAACCATAAAACAACCATAAACATTGGCATAGAATCACACAATACCTGAATAATTAAAATTAGCAAcacacttttctttaaaataatatgaattacTCTCTTCTCAAATATTAGTATTAGTAATAATAACTTTGACAGGGCCATGGATCCATGTAGTAGGATGAAAATGTGGCGGATCAGGCAAATAAGTCCAATAAAAATTATCAGCATAACAAAAATGGATGAACATTGCCTGCAGCGTCAACCGGAAGCACGGCAGGAAGATTACCAGGGGTAAAATCACTCTGGCTTCCTGTACCACTGAATGGcttgagaggaaaggagaaggagtTGAGCCACAGTTGGGGACGAACCTCCTGTTCAGCAGTAGTGGCTTTGCCCCCCAGGGCCGGCCTAGCAAAAGCACAATCCCTCTCAGCTGGAGGGGCAGGAAGGTCTCATCGTGCTTATGCGCAGTCTTCCTTGTCTGGGCGGAGTTCTTCCCCTTGTTATCGGGAGGCGAATAGGGTCTGATAAGCCTGTCTGGGATCCAAATTAGGGTCTGCATCCTATGGGAAGATACAAGCATAGCCTCTGCCGGATGACAAAAGTACACCTGGACCTTTCCATGTGGAGGTCAACATGGCCTTCCATTTTACCAAGGGATATACAGGACGAACAAGAGTTCCAGTTTCTTTGGGTTCATGAATGacccttattatttttattttatttaaataatttaatacaaAAAGTCAATGAGACAAAAATCTAATGAGATAGGTATTTATAATCTCCTTGCTGCAGCTTTAGTAATTTGCAGCTTAAGGACCTGAtttgacctttctttttttaaaaaagatttatttatttattatatataagtacactgtagctgtcttcagacactccagaagagggcgtcagatctcagcACAGATGgttgatggctgtgagccaccatgtagttactgggatttgaactcaggacctctggaagagcaatcagtgctcttaactgctgagccatctctctagccctgaccTTTCAATAATAGCCTGACCCTGGGGAGAAATTCCAGTAAAATGTCCTATGTTAAACTTTTGACAAccctggctgtggtggtgcacgcctgtaggatttgctgaaggaggcagaggcaggaggatcatgacttcgaggtcagcctgaactacacattttgggctggagagatggctcagtggtttagagcattgACTGCTTCCTATCATCAGGATAAAGAGgaatagtattaaaaaaaaaacataaaaaacaaaaaaacaagcaacaacaacaacaaaaaccgcTCTtgcaagacaggatttttctgtatagccttgcctgtcctggaactcactctgtagaccaggctggcctcgaactcagaaatccacctgcctctgtctcccagagtgctgggattaaaggcgtgcgccaccacccggctcattTTCCTGATTTCAATTACAGAACTAGGAGTATTCCATGGCCTAGTTGAGTCCTCTATGTCCCTGCTGTGACTGTTGTTCCACTAATGCAGAGGCCGCCTGAATCTTTTCTCCGTAAAGGGGCCACTGATCAACTCAGACCGGCCGATCAGAAAGCCAAGAAATTTTATCAGCTGTAACATCAGCAACCCCTAAAAAAAGAGTACCCCAAGCCACGTCTATTCTGTTTCTGTCTGGGCAGTACTGGCTGAACCTGTCCCTAAAATTTTTTTCCTAGACCCTTTCCAGGTTCAAAACCCATTTTTGCATTTGCAACAACACTGACCCTTGGAGGAAATCAAAAAGGTACCCATCTGACCCAACACATCTCTTCCCCGGAGTGTAAAGGGCAACTGGGGAATGGTAAGAGGCTGGGAGGCCCCTGCATGTTCACCATCCTTCCGGTGAAGGATCTCTGAGCTGGGAGCCACATTAGAGACCATGCGGACTCTAGCTAAACTGGATGCAGTTATCTGAGTTGGCCAGGCACTGGGCAATCCTTTCCTGAAATACATAAACATCAGCTTCTGCGGCTAGCAATCCTTTCATCGGTGCTCCCTGAACCAATGAAGTTTTAAGTGGTCTTGTCTTAGTAATTTCTTATACCCAAAATACCACGGTACTAGACCCAAAGGCAGCATCTCCTCCTTCTAGAGGTCTAGAGCAGTAATAGGATTTCCTTTCCTAATCAACGGGAGGAGAAGCAATTGAGCAACTCTTTGTCCCAAAGGAATTTGTAGATTGTGACAGGGGACAGGGACGCTACCATAACCTGAATTTCACCAGTACAGTCAGCCAGTCAGCATCAATAACCCCAGGAATCACATGGGTTCCCTGAAGAGATGTGAAACTCAGACCCAAAACAAGACCCATAGAGTCATGTGACAAGGGTCCATAGGCTCCCTAGATATTAATCGGGTggcggggtggggaggggagagtctTCAGTTAATATGTAATCAGATGTGGCACTGAAGTACAATACTGCACTCCCTGGGGTGGCACGGAACAAGGTGTCAATTGTTCACCTGTCCGGATTGTTGAAGCAGGAGGTCCCTATTGTTTGAGGGGCCCGGGACTGGCAGCCATTGGTTTCCCTGCTGAGGGGCTGCCCATCTCTGTGAAAACGCAACCTGCACTTGTGTTGCCAATGAAATCCTTTTTGGCAACGAGAACAAAGAATAACAGAAACGTTCCTGAAGGCCCTGAAACCAACTTTGCAGGAGCAGGAAACTGACTTCTGCTTTTCAGAGGACAGTCTCATCTAAAATGCCCCTGCTGACCACAAGAAAAACATGCCCTAGAACCAGGACTTCcccttttttgtttattgaacAGGTGCTGTCCTGGGCCCATTCCTGGCTTTGCCATACCTTGTACCACAGCAGGGGAAAATTCAGCACAATAGTGAACAAAATCTCTAAGAGTGGAtccttttcttttgccttttggtAAAGCCTGACAATTTTTATTAGCATTTTCGTGGGCCAATTGTTTAATTACTACATCAGTTGCAGGTCCCTCAGGGATAGTCTTTTCTACCACTTCCATTAATCCAGCCACAAAATCTGCATAAGGTTCCTCATCTCCCTTGTTTAGCCTCAGCCCTGGGAACAATCTCAGACATCACTAGCAGGGATTTCTTTAAGAACAGCTGGTATAAGCCTGGGCGGTGgttgcgcacacctgtaatcctggcactctgggaggcagaggcaggagatttctgagtttgaggccagcctggtctacacagtgagttccaggacagccagggctatacagagaaaccctgtctcaaacaaaacaaaacaaaacctcccaAAAAcacgcccccccccaaaagaacagCCAATTTGAGCGTCCAACGTGGCCCATTTTCCCAGACCTGCATAAAGAGGGAAGCCTTTATCCTATTCTTGGGGTTTCATCCCTGTAGACTACAGAAGCTCTCTAATTTCATTGTCATATCTAAATTTCCACAACAGAAATCGGCCTCCTGAAAGGAGGAAGTACCCACCAATCCCACCACGTAATTTTTTACAGGAGAGGGACTAGACTGACGTTTCTTAGGTTTtgaaattaaaggtgtacatTCTCCCGCCGCACTCCAGCATGGAACCAGAAGGTGAGTTCGGTAATTCAGTGACTTATGCATGCGACCTATGCACGATCAAAAGCCTGCTTAACCACAAACCAATAGCTAGCCACATTTTCTGGGACATCTGGACGTCCAGGAACCCATTGGTTAATGTCTTCCTCTACCTTTCTCCAGGTTCCTCACATAATATGCCTTTCTCGGGAAGCCAAGGACTAGTCTTTTTAACAAACTGCATGAATTCCTTTAAATGTTGTTGCTCAAAATGAATACCCTTTTAAATGAtaatttctttaatatctttttatACATCCATCGCTCTCTAGGGAGATTTGCTCTGGCCCATTATGAGTCAGGGAAAAGGAAACACTACACACTCCTTCCTTCTCAGCCTTAATCTTTGACTGGGGGTCCATGGGACTCCCCGAGTGAGTCCTTACCAGGTTGAATCAAACCTTCTACTTACCCTAAAGGTCCAAGAGTCCTACATGTGGGCACCATTTATGCCAGGATCCAGCCTCAACAAGAGTTGGGGGGTCGCCAAGGACTAGGGATACCTTGTAGGcaaataagaaaacacacaattgAGATACAGTACTGAGCTGGGCGCatgcaggcggatctctgagttcaaggccagcctggtctacagagtgagttctaggacagccagggctacacagagaaaccctgtctcagaaaaccatgagagagaaaggtgggggagggagggagggagggagagggaaggagagagaggaagagaggaagagaatacTGACAGGCTTTGTTGTTGTCGTTGAACTTGGCCGTCAGGATGCTCACCTAGAGTTGACTCAGCcccaatattttattgaaatcATAATAGGACGTTGGGTTACAAAATTCATGGTAGGGGAGTAGGTAAATACTTCTCTATTTTCCTGTGCCAATATTTTCTTGTGACACAGAGTAATACAGGtttagaaccaaaaaaaaaaaaaaaagaaacaatatgtGACATATTGTGAGACAATATGATTTCGTAAAAGGGCAAAATGAAGTGATACTGCTGACCCTGCGGTCTTTATAATTTTTGGACACTATCTGTCTACAAAAACATCCTCACCTGACCTATATGGAGAATTCCCAGGAGGCCACCACCATTGTCCCTGAACCCAAGGAACCCATTGCTAACTTTCTAGGAGATATCTGTATATTATTCCATCCTCAATGTTTCGATAAGAATAACCCATTTTTATTATACAGAATTGAGACCAAGCCTGGGGGAGCAGCTGTAGAATCACTGTCTCCACCTGGGGGAACAGCTGTAGAATCACTGTCTCCACCTGGGGGAGCAGCTGTAGAATCACTGTCTCCACCTGGGGGAACAGCTGTAGAATCACTCATCTCCACCTGGGGGAACAGCTGTAGAATCACTCATCTCCACCTGGGGGAACAGCTGTAGAATCACTGTCTCCACCTGGGGGAACAGCTGTAGAATCACTGTCTCCACCTGGGGGAGCAGCTGTAGAATCACTGTCTGCACCTGGGGGAACAGCTGTAGAATCACTGTCTCCACCTGGGGGAACAGCTGTGAATCACTCATCTCCACCTGGGGGAGCAGCTGTAGAATCACTGTCTCCACCTGGGGGAACAGCTGTAGAATCACTCATCTCCACCTGGGGGAACAGCTGTAGAATCACTGTCTCCACCTGGGGGAACAGCTGTAGAATCACTGTCTCCACCTGGGGGAACAGCTGTAGAATCACTGTCTCCACCTGGGGGAGCAGCTGTAGAATCACTGTCTGCACCTGGGGGAACAGCTGTAGAATCACTGTCTCCACCTGGGGGAACAGCTGTGAATCACTCATCTCCACCTGCGACTCTAGGCTGCATTCCTTTCTATCTAGAGTGAGTGACTACATTTCTATCGAAGTCACAATCAGtcttcacttttttgtttgtttgtttgtttggttggtttggatttggttttctcaagacagggtttgtctgtgtagccctggctgtcctggaactcactctgtaaaccaggctggcctcgaactcagaaatcctcctgcctctgcctcccaagtgctgggatgacaggcgtgcgccaccactgcccgacttagCCTTCACTTTATTATTATTGGTAATATCTCATTTCTGGATATCAAGCAGGCTCCTACTAGAAATTTCCAGATCACCAAATACCGGTTTaatcaaggaaagaagaaagaaaaggaacagtaAATAGATAAAAGAATGATAAGTAGTAAGGATAACTGCAGGAATGACACCAGGGGGTGCT carries:
- the Pmf1 gene encoding polyamine-modulated factor 1 isoform X1, coding for MAEVSQANEAAEKGAEGSSPEAVPGDPTISRVKLLDTIVDTFLQKLVADRSYERFTTCYKPFHQLNPEMTQWIYDKFVAQLQTSIRATQWNPRERPVQRHGTLLPEATGDPVPSSAETGSQEPGVGGHCPGRAQAGGGAAAAGSGPPANVAGSTQRAEGAAVGAECAGVSGHWAPEPSPVECGEPVPHWRYGGLLPRLGSGGVTPHYLQIPAAIFCLQDWGSHPSVRHWAWSSGVAALPRALLIPPWMGSG